A window of the Lolium perenne isolate Kyuss_39 chromosome 7, Kyuss_2.0, whole genome shotgun sequence genome harbors these coding sequences:
- the LOC127311255 gene encoding uncharacterized protein — MSLSHHRLHLHHLPPAAPPAADPYYVYAPHAHAHPDPQRQGVVTLFVAGLPDDVKPREIHNLFSRRPGFDQCLLEYTGRGNQAVAFVSFFTHHAALSAMASLNGSVFDPENGDCLHIELAKSNSRKRHGGGGDVYRVIDKRVHRTEENSDNDNNGDEGGDDVSADGDGSDNNGQGGSDESLGTENDNSSDKDELPADQSGEPGIKQQKRHSSSNGQPDKSSTETPPCSTLFLSNFGKACTEEELEELLSKQPGFHVLKMCRRGGLPAAFADFTDIESSTAAMNNLQGTILPSSDSDGLQIEYARSKMRSS, encoded by the exons ATGAGCCTCTCCCAccaccgcctccacctccaccacctcccGCCCGCCGCTCCGCCGGCGGCTGACCCCTACTACGTCTACGCACCGCACGCGCACGCGCACCCGGACCCGCAGCGGcagggcgtcgtcacgctcttcGTCGCCGGCCTCCCCGACGACGTGAAGCCCCGCGAGATCCACAACCTCTTCTCCCGCCGGCCCGGCTTCGACCAGTGCCTCCTCGAGTACACCGGCCGCGGCAACCAG GCTGTTGCTTTTGTGTCATTCTTCACCCATCATGCGGCCTTGTCGGCAATGGCTTCGTTAAAT GGATCTGTTTTTGATCCTGAGAATGGTGATTGTTTGCACATTGAGCTAGCTAAGTCGAATTCACGCAAACGTCATGGAG GCGGTGGGGATGTCTACAGAGTTATTGACAAGCGAGTACATAGAACAGAGGAAAATTCTGACAATGACAACAACGGAGATGAAGGCGGTGATGATGTATCTGCCGATGGTGATGGTAGCGACAATAATG GGCAGGGTGGATCTGATGAATCATTGGGCACAGAAAATGATAATTCCAGCGACAAGGATGAGTTACCTGCGGATCAAAG TGGTGAACCAGGGATCAAGCAGCAGAAGCGGCATTCTTCTTCAAAT GGTCAACCAGACAAATCTTCGACTGAAACTCCACCGTGTTCTACTTTATttctttcaaattttggaaaagcATGCACAGAAGAGGAGCTAGAGGAACTATTATCTAA GCAACCCGGATTCCATGTTCTTAAAATGTGTCGCCGTGGTGGATTGCCTGCAGCATTTGCTGATTTTACG GATATTGAGTCCTCTACAGCTGCTATGAATAACCTCCAAGGCACCATCCTGCCTTCTTCCGATAGTGATGGTTTGCAAATCGA GTACGCAAGATCGAAGATGAGGAGTAGCTAG
- the LOC127313674 gene encoding phenolic glucoside malonyltransferase 1-like encodes MARVLRTSLVAPSPSSGEATLPERSLPLTYLDAMWLHTLPVERVFFFHHAHEHGGAVDVLLSNLQDSLSNALRSFYPLAGRLRLAPGTPNRYELHYRPGDGVSFTVAEYDLAGVDELATDGPTEVAKIAPLVPPLPEGGAVLALQATVLRCGGLAIGVTVHYAACDGACSTHFLHTWAWEAASPGAVAPEPPVIGRTFIRDRDDLYDTFAAPRSYKSRDGKPVRSPDKLLATFALSEEHLRSIKDTVAREAVRRGVSPPPPRPTSIVATYGFIWHCHYWAKEGGGAKGEPSGGTSDRAYAVFAADHRARLDPPVPARYLGNCVGLCFASASRKELLTAAGASGLFASCSAVAAAIDEATRRGDGKRGCWDGCLERVVEAYGAGVPLTLAGSPRFRVYDVDFGFGRPAKVEIVSVARTGAMSVAEGRGGTGGTEVGISLPPDGMARFQRCFADAVACLSASSPPAEAQLPGSVAV; translated from the coding sequence ATGGCTCGCGTCCTCCGCACCTCCCTCGTCGCGCCATCGCCGTCGTCCGGCGAGGCGACCCTTCCCGAGCGCTCACTCCCACTCACCTACCTGGACGCCATGTGGCTCCACACCTTGCCGGTAGAGCGCGTATTCTTTTTTCACCACGCACACGAGCACGGCGGCGCCGTCGACGTCCTCCTCTCCAACCTCCAGGACTCCCTGTCCAACGCGCTCCGCTCCTTCTATCCGCTCGCCGGCCGCCTCCGCCTCGCTCCCGGGACGCCTAACCGGTACGAGCTCCACTACCGGCCGGGCGACGGCGTCAGCTTCACCGTGGCCGAGTACGATCTTGCAGGCGTCGACGAGCTCGCCACGGACGGGCCAACGGAGGTCGCAAAGATCGCCCCTCTCGTGCCGCCGCTGCCGGAGGGCGGCGCCGTGCTCGCTCTGCAGGCCACCGTGCTCCGCTGCGGCGGCCTCGCCATCGGCGTGACCGTCCACTACGCCGCCTGCGACGGCGCCTGCTCCACGCACTTCCTCCACACGTGGGCGTGGGAGGCGGCTTCCCCCGGGGCCGTCGCGCCCGAGCCGCCCGTCATCGGCCGCACCTTCATCCGCGACCGCGACGACCTCTACGACACTTTCGCCGCCCCAAGGTCGTACAAGAGCCGCGACGGGAAGCCAGTCAGGTCGCCCGACAAGCTCCTCGCCACGTTCGCGCTGTCCGAGGAGCACCTACGGAGCATCAAGGACACAGTCGCACGCGAGGCAGTGCGCCGCGGCGTGTCGCCCCCACCGCCTCGCCCCACGTCGATCGTCGCCACATACGGCTTCATCTGGCACTGCCACTACTGGGCCAAAGAAGGCGGCGGCGCCAAAGGTGAGCCTTCTGGCGGCACTAGCGACCGCGCCTACGCCGTGTTCGCCGCCGACCACCGTGCACGGCTGGACCCGCCTGTCCCGGCCAGATACCTCGGCAACTGTGTTGGCCTGTGCTTCGCCTCGGCGAGCAGGAAGGAGCTACTCACCGCCGCCGGCGCAAGCGGCCTGTTCGCCTCGtgctccgccgtcgccgccgccatcgacgagGCGACGCGCCGCGGAGACGGCAAGCGGGGGTGCTGGGACGGGTGCCTGGAGCGCGTCGTCGAGGCGTACGGCGCCGGGGTCCCGCTGACGCTGGCGGGGTCGCCCAGGTTCCGCGTATACGACGTCGACTTCGGGTTCGGGAGGCCGGCGAAGGTGGAAATCGTCTCCGTGGCGAGGACGGGCGCGATGTCGGTGGCAGAGGGCCGCGGTGGCACCGGCGGGACGGAGGTGGGCATCTCGCTCCCGCCGGACGGCATGGCCAGGTTTCAGAGGTGTTTCGCCGACGCGGTCGCGTGCCTCTCCGCGTCGTCACCACCTGCCGAAGCGCAACTGCCAGGCAGTGTGGCAGTCTGA
- the LOC127311256 gene encoding uncharacterized protein isoform X1, whose product MSLSHHRLHLHLPPAAPPAADPYYVYAPHAHPDPQRLGVVTLFVAGLPDDVKPREIHNLFSRRPGFDQCLLEYTGRGNQAVAFVSFFTHHAAVSAMVSLNGSVFDPENGDCLHIELAKSNSRKRHGGGGDVYRVIDKRVHRTEENSDNDNNVDEGGDDVSADGDGGDSNGQGGSDESLDTENDNSSDKDELPADQSGEPGIKQQKRHSSSNGQPDKTSTETPPCSTLFLSNFGKACTEEELEELLSKQPGFHVLKMRRRGGLPAAFADFTDIESSTAAMNNLRGTILPSSDGDGLQIEYARSKMRSS is encoded by the exons ATGAGCCTCTCCCAccaccgcctccacctccacctcccgcCCGCCGCTCCGCCGGCGGCTGACCCCTACTACGTCTACGCGCCGCACGCGCACCCGGACCCACAGCGGctgggcgtcgtcacgctcttcGTCGCCGGCCTCCCCGACGACGTGAAGCCCCGCGAGATCCACAACCTCTTCTCCCGCCGGCCCGGCTTCGACCAGTGCCTCCTCGAGTACACCGGCCGCGGCAACCAG GCTGTTGCTTTTGTGTCATTCTTCACCCATCATGCGGCCGTGTCAGCAATGGTTTCGCTAAAT GGATCTGTTTTTGATCCTGAGAATGGTGATTGTTTGCACATTGAGCTAGCTAAGTCGAATTCACGCAAACGTCATGGAG GCGGTGGGGATGTCTACAGAGTTATTGACAAGCGAGTACATAGAACAGAGGAAAATTCTGACAATGATAACAACGTCGATGAAGGTGGTGATGATGTATCTGCcgatggtgatggtggcgacagtaATG GGCAGGGTGGATCTGATGAATCGTTGGACACAGAAAATGATAATTCCAGCGACAAGGATGAGTTACCTGCGGATCAAAG TGGTGAACCAGGGATCAAGCAGCAGAAGCGGCATTCTTCTTCAAAT GGTCAACCAGACAAAACTTCGACTGAAACTCCACCTTGTTCTACTTTATttctttcaaattttggaaaagcATGCACAGAAGAGGAGCTAGAGGAACTATTGTCTAA GCAACCTGGATTCCATGTGCTTAAAATGCGTCGTCGTGGTGGATTGCCTGCAGCATTTGCTGATTTTACG GATATTGAGTCCTCTACAGCTGCTATGAATAACCTCCGAGGCACCATCCTGCCTTCTTCCGATGGTGATGGTTTGCAAATCGA GTACGCAAGATCGAAGATGAGGAGTAGCTAG
- the LOC127311253 gene encoding coniferyl alcohol acyltransferase-like, whose protein sequence is MPPSERFAVEVVSRTLVQASDPPRDFPAMLPVSNLDLILGSFHVFFIAVYPAPAAGFPALAEAARAALPAFLSRFYPFAGRVVANATTGVPELVCGNAGAELVVARAGLALEDVDFADADASLGAIQVPFERGLALSLQLVRFACGGFSLTWGTDHLLVDGHGLTSLPNAWTEMLRSDGGLSWEPHHDRRSLFRPRSPPRYAPSLDAEFVRYDPGGLPNVLLAAALVRRNYVVEAGDIDRLRAAASTSGRRATRLEALSAHVWKLLAAAVSGSDTHCRLAWLVDGRRRLDPAKYNKAHVNNYLGNVVTYASREAAVDTVASATLADVATMAAAAIAEVFRQERYEELVDWMEVHKGVFKEGGKWTEAVGLGTGSPALVVSAFVPFRVDGDFGFGPPRLVMPWVRPGRLGSAAMTVIRSPAGDGSWLVTARMWPRLADAVEADPEAVFRPATAERLGFAAPRHGAELPHAVSRM, encoded by the coding sequence ATGCCGCCGTCCGAGCGCTTCGCCGTCGAGGTCGTCTCCCGGACGCTGGTCCAAGCTTCGGATCCACCTCGGGACTTCCCGGCCATGCTCCCGGTCTCCAACCTCGACCTGATCCTCGGCTCCTTCCACGTCTTCTTCATCGCCGTGTACCCTGCCCCTGCCGCGGGGTTCCCTGCCCTGGCCGAggccgcgcgcgccgcgctcCCCGCGTTCCTCTCCCGGTTCTACCCCTTCGCCGGCCGCGTCGTCGCCAACGCCACCACCGGCGTGCCGGAGCTCGTCTGCGGCAACGCGGGCGCGGAGCTCGtggtggcccgcgccggcctggcgcTCGAGGACGTGGACTTCGCCGACGCCGACGCCTCGCTGGGCGCCATCCAGGTGCCGTTCGAGCGCGGGCTGGCGCTGTCGCTGCAGCTGGTGCGGTTCGCGTGCGGTGGGTTCTCGCTGACGTGGGGCACGGACCACCTGCTGGTGGATGGCCACGGCCTCACCTCGCTGCCCAACGCCTGGACGGAGATGCTCCGCTCCGACGGGGGCCTCTCGTGGGAGCCCCACCATGACCGGCGCTCCCTCTTCCGCCCCCGCTCCCCGCCGCGGTACGCCCCGTCGCTGGACGCCGAGTTCGTGCGGTACGACCCGGGCGGTCTCCCCAACGTGCTCCTCGCCGCCGCCCTCGTGCGCCGGAACTACGTCGTCGAGGCCGGTGACATCGACCGCCTCCGCGCCGCGGCCAGCACCTCCGGCCGCCGTGCCACGCGGCTCGAGGCCCTCTCCGCGCACGTGTGGAAGCTGCTCGCCGCGGCCGTGAGCGGCTCCGACACGCACTGCCGCCTCGCGTGGCTCGTGGACGGCCGGCGCCGCCTCGACCCCGCGAAATACAACAAGGCCCACGTGAACAATTACCTCGGTAACGTTGTCACGTACGCGTCGCGGGAGGCGGCCGTGGACACGGTGGCCTCGGCCACGCTCGCCGACGTggcgacgatggcggcggcggccatcgcGGAGGTGTTCCGGCAGGAGCGGTACGAGGAGCTGGTGGACTGGATGGAGGTGCACAAGGGGGTGTTCAAGGAGGGCGGGAAGTGGACGGAGGCGGTGGGGCTGGGCACGGGGAGCCCGGCGCTGGTGGTGTCGGCGTTCGTGCCGTTCAGGGTGGACGGGGACTTCGGGTTCGGCCCGCCGCGGCTGGTCATGCCGTGGGTGCGGCCGGGGAGGCTCGGGTCGGCGGCCATGACGGTGATTCGGAGCCCCGCCGGGGACGGGTCGTGGCTGGTGACTGCCAGGATGTGGCCAAGGCTGGCCGACGCCGTGGAGGCAGACCCGGAGGCCGTGTTCAGGCCTGCAACCGCCGAGCGGCTCGGCTTCGCCGCCCCGCGCCACGGCGCCGAGCTACCGCACGCGGTGAGCCGCATGTGA
- the LOC127311256 gene encoding uncharacterized protein isoform X2, with protein MSLSHHRLHLHLPPAAPPAADPYYVYAPHAHPDPQRLGVVTLFVAGLPDDVKPREIHNLFSRRPGFDQCLLEYTGRGNQAVAFVSFFTHHAAVSAMVSLNGSVFDPENGDCLHIELAKSNSRKRHGGGGDVYRVIDKRVHRTEENSDNDNNVDEGGDDVSADGDGGDSNGQGGSDESLDTENDNSSDKDELPADQSGEPGIKQQKRHSSSNGQPDKTSTETPPCSTLFLSNFGKACTEEELEELLSKQPGFHVLKMRRRGGLPAAFADFTDIESSTAAMNNLRGTILPSSDGDGLQID; from the exons ATGAGCCTCTCCCAccaccgcctccacctccacctcccgcCCGCCGCTCCGCCGGCGGCTGACCCCTACTACGTCTACGCGCCGCACGCGCACCCGGACCCACAGCGGctgggcgtcgtcacgctcttcGTCGCCGGCCTCCCCGACGACGTGAAGCCCCGCGAGATCCACAACCTCTTCTCCCGCCGGCCCGGCTTCGACCAGTGCCTCCTCGAGTACACCGGCCGCGGCAACCAG GCTGTTGCTTTTGTGTCATTCTTCACCCATCATGCGGCCGTGTCAGCAATGGTTTCGCTAAAT GGATCTGTTTTTGATCCTGAGAATGGTGATTGTTTGCACATTGAGCTAGCTAAGTCGAATTCACGCAAACGTCATGGAG GCGGTGGGGATGTCTACAGAGTTATTGACAAGCGAGTACATAGAACAGAGGAAAATTCTGACAATGATAACAACGTCGATGAAGGTGGTGATGATGTATCTGCcgatggtgatggtggcgacagtaATG GGCAGGGTGGATCTGATGAATCGTTGGACACAGAAAATGATAATTCCAGCGACAAGGATGAGTTACCTGCGGATCAAAG TGGTGAACCAGGGATCAAGCAGCAGAAGCGGCATTCTTCTTCAAAT GGTCAACCAGACAAAACTTCGACTGAAACTCCACCTTGTTCTACTTTATttctttcaaattttggaaaagcATGCACAGAAGAGGAGCTAGAGGAACTATTGTCTAA GCAACCTGGATTCCATGTGCTTAAAATGCGTCGTCGTGGTGGATTGCCTGCAGCATTTGCTGATTTTACG GATATTGAGTCCTCTACAGCTGCTATGAATAACCTCCGAGGCACCATCCTGCCTTCTTCCGATGGTGATGGTTTGCAAATCGA CTAG